One genomic segment of Theobroma cacao cultivar B97-61/B2 chromosome 6, Criollo_cocoa_genome_V2, whole genome shotgun sequence includes these proteins:
- the LOC18596087 gene encoding jacalin-related lectin 19, whose amino-acid sequence MDGGKDQPSGKKKMSVVIGPWGGTGGAAWDDGTYHGVREITLVYDRCIDSIRVIYDKNGKPVTAEKHGGMGGNKTAEIKLNFPEEFLISVSGHYCPVVHGGGPVIRSLTFKSNQRTFGPYGVEEGTPFTFSMEGGRIAGFNGRSGWYLDSIGFRLSRGQSPKLFQKVQKGFQRLASSVSKSPAKNNN is encoded by the exons ATG gaTGGTGGCAAGGATCAGCCAAGCGGTAAGAAGAAAATGAGTGTGGTCATAGGACCATGGGGAGGAACCGGTGGAGCTGCTTGGGACGACGGAACCTATCATGGGGTAAGAGAAATCACTCTTGTTTATGATCGTTGCATCGACTCAATCAGAGTGATTTATGATAAGAACGGTAAGCCAGTAACAGCAGAAAAACATGGAGGTATGGGAGGAAACAAGACGGCTGAG ATTAAGCTCAACTTCCCAGAAGAATTCTTGATCAGTGTAAGTGGTCATTACTGTCCTGTAGTTCATGGAGGTGGCCCTGTGATTCGATCACTCACGTTTAAGAGTAACCAGAGAACTTTTGGTCCATATGGAGTTGAAGAAGGAACTCCCTTCACTTTCTCCATGGAGGGAGGACGGATCGCCGGGTTCAATGGGAGAAGCGGATGGTATCTTGATTCAATCGGATTTCGTTTATCTCGGGGGCAATCTCCGAAACTCTTTCAGAAGGTGCAGAAAGGATTTCAAAGGCTTGCTAGTAGTGTCTCGAAATCCCCTGCCAAGAATAATAACTAG